In Mytilus galloprovincialis chromosome 1, xbMytGall1.hap1.1, whole genome shotgun sequence, the following are encoded in one genomic region:
- the LOC143056667 gene encoding SPRY domain-containing SOCS box protein 3-like: MVCTRHQIIQDGCEEQWTWNKKDKSHEVKVQGKRYLTAHFHPNWSNGTAGVRGSVPLNYGRHYWEIKVSQRIFGTSMMFGIGTRNARLHVDSFVNMLGEDEHSWGLSHKGLLWHNGQCKEFTKPFTENQATTLGMLFDWFEGTLTYFKDGVSLGVGFSGLNNIDEDLFPLVSSTAAKTEMTLGIRRRAYLSLQDRCRATILSSVKRQNEIDILPLPKTIKRFLKNYSNSTCR; this comes from the coding sequence ATGGTTTGCACTCGACATCAGATCATCCAAGATGGATGCGAGGAACAATGGACCTGGAATAAAAAGGATAAGTCGCACGAAGTCAAGGTACAAGGAAAAAGATACTTAACTGCACACTTCCATCCAAACTGGTCTAATGGTACGGCGGGTGTCCGAGGCAGTGTACCACTGAATTATGGACGACATTACTGGGAAATCAAAGTATCCCAGAGAATCTTCGGAACCAGTATGATGTTTGGAATAGGAACGAGGAATGCTAGATTACATGTAGATTCATTTGTTAATATGTTAGGAGAAGATGAACACAGTTGGGGACTTTCGCATAAAGGACTTCTTTGGCATAACGGACAGTGTAAAGAATTCACGAAACCTTTCACAGAAAACCAAGCTACTACTTTGGGAATGCTTTTTGATTGGTTCGAAGGAACTTTAACATATTTCAAGGACGGTGTGAGTCTTGGTGTTGGTTTTTCAGGACTGAACAACATTGACGAGGACTTATTTCCTTTAGTTTCGTCAACTGCGGCCAAAACAGAGATGACATTAGGAATTCGTCGTCGAGCGTACTTGAGTTTACAGGACCGATGCCGTGCTACGATTCTGTCCAGTGTAAAGAGACAAAACGAAATTGACATTCTCCCTCTACCAAAAACAATCAAAAGATTCTTGAAAAATTATAGCAACAGTACATGTAGGTAA